A segment of the Fibrobacter succinogenes subsp. succinogenes S85 genome:
GATCGACACCTTTTGAAAGTGTCGTCTGGCTACTGAGCTCTGTATGACGCGTGTAGCCTAAATGTTCCAAAACGTATTCAAGCAAGTCCGGGCTTTCTTCAGCAAAAAGCGGAGGCGTTATTTTAAGAATAGAATGCTTAAAATTCGTCGTTAAATACTGATCCGCTTCTTGAAGAATTTCAAAAAGCCTTGCACCCATGTAATACGATTTTGAAATGATGGGGCCGCCAAACGTGGAACCTGCATGCGACACGAACGTACCATCCTTGAGAACGCCCGGGAAATACGCAACTATAGTTCCACTTTTTTGGAGGGCAAAACTCGCATCGTTAAAGCGGCCTGCGGGATGATAGTTCAAAAAACGCCTAGTCTGCAAAAAAGTGCCATTCACCGATTCCGATTCCACGAAATGGTCAAATCGCTGGTCTAGTTCAGGGCTATAAGGCAAAATTTCGTACATATCATCTCCGGCGTAGTACTACTTGGACTTCTGCGATTTTTCAGCTTTCGGCGCTTCATCCTGTTCAGCATTCTGCGCGGCCTGCTTTGCAGCCTTCTCAGCGGCATGTTCCAAACGAGCGGGCTTGCCTGCCAAATTGCGGAGCAAACCGAACAATGCCGAGAGTTCGTTACGCGTCGGGTGCAAACGCTGCAAGAGCGTGTTGAGGAAGCTATCGCGCCATGCCTGATCGTGATACTGACCCGTGAGATAGCGATCAAGGAACTTTTTGAAGCCATCAATCTGCTGAATAGTTGCAGGACCCGTTTCGGCAACGCCTCGCGTTGTGCGCTTCGCGCGGCCCTCGCCGTTCGCGAGAGCCCCGGAACGGCAAAGTTCGTACAAGCTAATCGAGACCGCTTGTCCAAGATTCAAACTCATGAGTCCCGGCACCGGAATTTCGCACTGGTACGTGCAAGCGTTCACTTCTTCAAGTGCAAGCCCGCAAGATTCACGACCGAACACAAGTGCAATCGTTCCATCTTCCGGGAGCATATCAGACAAATTCTGCACCATCGTATGCTTAATGGAACTTGCAAAAATGCGACGGCTGTATGCGACAGCGCAAGAGCAATCGCCAATGGCATCTTCAAACTTGTGGACGACCTTTGCGTTATCCAGAATGTCATGGCTATTGGCGGCCGTATGGTAAGATTTGTCCAAGACTTTGTCGCGCTTCGGATAGACAATATAAAGTTCCGGCAATGCATAGCAATGCATGGCACGTGCGACAAAACCCACATTGTGCGGGTGTTCCGGTTCAACTAAAACAACTCTAAATTTACGCATAGGATAGTAGGAAGTTAGAAGTAGGAAGTAGACAGTGGTTAGTGGTTAGGCGGGATCTGCCAAGAGAAACCTTTTCCGCGGATTTCGTTTTCGATGGTCTCGCCAGGTTGAATTTCGGCACCTTTAAAAATCACGGAATGCGCAATTTTCACACCGTCAGGAATGACAACGCCGGGTTCCACAACCGCTTCATTCTTGTCGCGACCACATTCCGCCAAACGCGCTTCCACAGCAGCCATGAGGCCTTCAGGCGATCCCATATCAATCCACGTGGCATGCAACTGCGACATATCGACAAACGGCGCACGGCCAGCCGCAATTTCCTGTTTCCAGAATTCACGGATATCGAACTCACCGTCGCGGATTCTCGCAAGCGCTTCATCGCTGTACCACGAAATTCCAGAGAACGTCGCAGCCGTTCCCGTATCGGCACCGAAACGTCCAGCAACACCCGCAAGGCAACCATCAGCCCCTACGCGGAACGTGTTCACCTTCGGGAAATCAACCGCCAGGAGAGCAACTTCACTGCGATTTCGTGCATTCCGCACAAACGCACCCAAGTCAAAATTGCAGTACGCGTCGCCATTCATAATCAAGAGGCCACCGCGATACCCGGCCGCATAAATCCGGCGCAAGGGGCCTGCAGTCCCGAGGATTTCCGGCGTTTCGACCCAGACCTTTTCAAAGCCAAGGCGTTCACCCTCGCTTACAATTTGGTCGGCCAAATAATGCGCATTCGCGTGCAAGCGGACATCGCCAAGCGACTTCGCCCGCTCCATCTGGATTTCGAGAATGCTTTTGTCATAAACGCGAACCAACGGCTTCGGGATTTCCGACGTCAAAGGTCTCAGCCTTGTGCCAAGCCCAGCCGCTAGAATCAACACGTTCAATTTATCGTCAGTTCGCGTCATAACTCAGCCTTAATTAGACCATTGCAGCGCTAAAGGAGGCGTTGCAGATAAGCGTTTCGCCCTGCCAGATTTCGCCAGTGTACTTGTAAATGCCATGGCGAGCCATCACGAGCGTAGCCTTGAGCGTCAAGTCCTGCGGCGGAATCACCGGAGCGCGGAAACGGCAGTTTTCGACACCCATGAATGCCGGGCGCTTGCCTTCGACATCAGCCTTCTTCGCGATCATCGTCAAGAGCGTTGCGGCCTGAGCCATGGATTCGATCTGAATCACGCCCGGGAGCACCGGATTGTTCGGGAAATGACCGTCAAAGAACTTTTCCTTGCCCGTCACGTGCCAAACAGCAACGATAGACGGCTGGTCACCTTCGGTGATTTCCTGAATTTCGTCCACGAAAGCAAACGGAGCCTTCTGAGGGAGGAGGGCATGTACTTGTTCTTCATTGTAAAGCATAGGGCAACACCTTTTCTAAGATTGTTCTGTGGCTCAAGTGACCACCGTTGATGATTTCCAGACGAACTTTCGGGAGTGCGGGCTTTGCAAAGCAAAGGTCTCCCAACAGGTCGAGGATTTTATGACGAGCGGGTTCATCGGCAACTCTAAACACGGGGGCTACAGCCTCCGGAGAATTGTCAAGCAAGAGCCCACAGGATTCATCCACCCCGCCAAGCAAACCTGCCTTGCGGGCTTCGTCAAATTCGTTTTTTAAAATGAAAGTTCTCGCCGCAAAGACATTGTACAAGTCTTCTGCGGAGTAAATAGAAACATTCGCCGCCGACTTAAAGACGCGACCGTTTTCGTTTCGTTCCAGGATGTATTCCACTTCGAACGCTTCGCTCGGCGTGATTTTCACGGAACCGTAAGGCAAGTCCCACAAAGCATGCACCGGAGCATCGTAAAAAGCGAGTTCTTCAGGCGCACCCACATTTCTGCGAAATTCGCTAAAGAACGGAAGCGCACTACCGTCCATCAACGGGAGTTCAGCAACACACCCCTTGTCACTTTCTTCGTTGCAGGTGACATCGACCACAAAGCGGCGAGAAGGCCACATCAAGAATACTGGTGCAAGGTGTTCCGGGGACGCAAGCGTCAAAGCATGAACGCCTTCGCCCGATTCGTAAATTGCGGTACGGGCCACGCTGAACTTCAAATCCGTGAAGCACTTTGCGCAATCGGTACTGTAAAAAGAACGACCGCCCACGCGCCATTCAACACGAGGCTCCAGTTGCGGATTATACTCCTGGACTTCAATTTTTACGTTTGCCTTGCCATAAGACAAAGACGCAGAACTAAATTCCCACTCACGCGGGCTTTTACGAGAATCTTTTTTCATTTAGATAACGGGAATTTATAAAAAAAATGCACACTTGAAAGTTAAGAACTTAGAACTTAGAGCTTAGAACTTAGATTTTAAAATGGAAGCCTAAGTTCTAAGAGCGGAGCGGGCTAAGTTCTACCAACTGTGGCGGCACAGCCGCCTATTTCTTTCCCATCATTCGGAGTTTCACGACGGAGCGGCGCCAGACGTCAATTTCTTCGGCCGGGTAGCCCGCGTAAACCTTGCCCGCCTTGAGGCTCTTGGTAACACCCGCTTTCGCGGCAACCTTCACGCCCTTACCAATCGTCAAATGCCCCGCCGACTGCACACCACCAGCAAATTCCACGTCATCTTCCATAATCACGGAACCCGCCACGCCAGACTGCGATGCCATCATGATGTTGTTTCCAAGGCGGCAGTTATGCGCCACTTGCACGAACGTATCGAAATGACAATCATCGCCAATCACCGTCGGAGAGACAAAGCCCGCCGCGACCACGTCATTAGCGCTAAAGCTACAGCGGTTCCCGATGCGGACTCCCGCCAAATGCGGGACCATACATCGCTTGCCTTCGTACTCGTAAAATCCAAAACCACGAGGTCCCACGACAACACCCGCCTGGAACACGCAATCTTCGCCAATCGTCACACGCGGATAAACAGTCACATTCGCTTCAAGAATCGTACCTGCGCCAATCGTAGCACCCTTCATCACCACGCAATTCGGGCCGATGATAGCGTTCTCGCCTACCACACCCTCGACAACTGCCGAAGCATGAACTTGTGCAGAAGCAGCAATTTTCGCTTCTTCAAAAACTTCACGACGTTCCACAAATTCCTTCATGAACGTCACCATCGCATGGTACGGACTTTCAACCGGGCATACAAAATGCACATTCGGCAAGAGTTCCGAACGACCATCTACGCAATACTTTTCATACAAACTCGGCACAAAGAGGAGCCCTGCCGTAACGCCCGCAAAAGCACTTGCGCTCACGCCACCGGCATTTCCTGCAAGCCCCGTTTCTGTCTTGGCGTCGCCCGTCCAGAACGAGACATCGTGCATTCCCGCCTGATCGAGCGAAGAAAATCCAGTCAGTTCAAAATTTAAAACGCCCTCGTTTGAAGGCATTTTAAGATTCATCGTTTCAAGAATTTCAGATAAAGAAACTGAAAACATTATTCCTCTAGCGTGAGCATGTGGACTTGACATGCAAACTGAATGGTAACGCGGTTGCCCACCTTGCCGCTTAAATCTTCGCCATCAAGCTGGATGTATTCATCATCTGCAAGTTCAAGCGTCAGCGAGCGCACCTTACGCGACTTGAGCAAGTTCTTCTTCAAGAAGTAACCGATGACCGGAATGTTCCCAACCGCAATCGCAAGCAAGAAATTCAGCATGTTCGGCACGCAGACAACTTCCAAATAGCCATCCGCCATGTCTGACTGGAAGAACGGATTGGCGCCACTGGCAAAACTAGGGATATTCCCGACAATGACCGTCGTATGCCCCGTCAAATCTACGGTTTCCTTGAGTTCCGGCGTATTCTCAACCATCGAAAGTTTACCACTTTTCAAATGGTATGCTCGGTCTGCAAAGAAGCGCTTGACGTAATGCAGCTTGTTTGCAATCACAGAATTTGAAGAAATGACACCGGTTGCACGGTCATGGTTAAAATCATGCGCAATACGGGCATCAATGCCTGCAGAGAAATAATTGGCAAGCGCAAACTTATCATTCACCGTCCAAATATCAAACGGTCTAGACTTCGCCATCAAGAGCCTGCGCACCAAGTACAAAAGTCCCTTATCCGCAAACGGTTTGTAAAGCCCGAGCACGCGAGCCAGGTCATTGCCTGTACCAAGCGGGATAAGCCCAATCTGAACTTTATCAGCATACTCCGACATGAGCATCATCGATAGTACAGACGAAACCGTACCGTCGCCACCCACCGCAACAAGTTTTTCCGTCGAAGAAAGAGCCGTCAAAATTTGCTCTTCCATTCCTTCCTTGCGCGTGAATTCAGCCTTCCATTCGTCGGCCTTAAAATCCATAGACTCCATAATTTCAGGAAGAAATTTATGGATAACCTTTCCTTGTCCACCTCCACTCACCGGATTTATTAGGAAAAAGAACTTATACATCTTTTAGAAGTTCATCCTTTGCGTCCAAGTAGTGTTCTACGCCAATCTTTACGTTTTTAATTTCATCTGCAGTCAGAGTTCTAGCGATGTGCGCTGGAGATCCCACAATCAAAGAATTCTCGGGGAAATTTTTTCCAGCCGTCACAAGCGCGCCCGCACCGACGATGCAATTTTTCATGATAAGGGCTCCGTCCATGATAATTGCACCCATGCCTACGAGAACGTTATCTTCGATTGTGCAGCCGTGAAGCACCGCACCATGACCAACAGTCACCTCGTCGCCAATGTTCACACCGACACCTGTCGAAACATGGACACTCACATTATCCTGGATATTTGTACGCTTGCCAATTTTGATTTCTGCCAAATCGGCACGCAACACCGCATTGTAAAACACAGACGAATCATCGCCAATGCTCACATCGCCCACGAGGCATGCGCCTTCAGCGATAAACACGCGCTTTCCCACCTGTGGGACTTTGCCTTTATACTTAATTATGGAACCCATAGTTTCAATTTACAAAAATACATGAATAGATGAAACAGAAAAATTTTTAAAAAAGCTTTGTTTTTCGCCACCTAAAACGCCTTTTTTGCCCAATATGTTCTATCTTATTGAGTATGAACGAAATACATGGGATAGATATCAAAAAGATTTTTGATGCTCAAGGGGAAAATCGCTGGAAAATAGCCCAGACGAGTGCCAAAGAGCGTATTCAAAAACTGAAAAAGCTTCGCGAAGCCGTCGTGAAGCATCAGGAAGAGTTTTACGAAGCAGTTTGGCAGGACTTCCACAAGCCGCGTTTTGAAGCTTGGCTCAGTGAAATTTTTCCGACGATTGAAGAAATCGACCACACAATTAGCCATCTGAAAAAATGGATGAAGGACAAAAGCGCTAGTCGAGTTTTCTTTTTGCCCACGTCCAAAAGCCGCCTCCACTACGAGCCCAAAGGCCGCGTACTGATTTTTGCGCCGTGGAACTATCCGTTCTTGTTGCTCGTGAACCCGATTATTTCGGCAATTGCGGCTGGCAACGTGATTATGGCAAAGCCATCGCACAAGACGCCGCACGTGAGCGCTGTTCTCGTGAAGATGTTTAAGGAAAACTTCCCGGAAAATGAAATCGCACTCATCGAAGGTGAAGGGGCTGAAATTGGAGACAAGCTATTAGAGCTTCCGTTTGACCATGTATTTTTTACGGGGAGTCCGAAGGTCGGCGCGCACATTGCAGAAATGGCAGCCAAGCACCATGCCAGCATCACGCTTGAACTTGGCGGAAAGTCCCCCACGATTCTGCTCCCCGGCATAAACATCAAGAAGCATATCAAACAGATTGCTTGGGGAAAAACGCTAAACGGCGGGCAAACCTGCATCGCGCCGGATTACGCCCTTTGCCCAGAAGATAAAGTTCAAGAATTTGCAGAAGCTTTTGCCGAAGATATCAAACGCAGATTCGGCGATACCGAAGCCAAGCGTCACGAAAGCAAAGACCTTGTACACATCGTTGACAAGCGCGCCACAGAGCGCCATGCTGCACTCATCAAGGATGCAATTGCCAAAGGCGCTAAACAAGTCATCGGCGGAGTGAGCGATATCGAAAATTGCTACACGCCAGTCACCGTGCTTACAAATGTCACGCCCGACATGGAAATTATGAAGTCCGAAATTTTCGGACCGATTATGCCGATTATCGCCTACAAGAATCTTGACGAAGCGATTGCATTTGTACAAAGCCGCCCAAAACCACTAGCGCTGTACATCTTTGGTACAAACAAACGCGATATCAATTACGTTTTGAGCCATACCACATCCGGTTCCACTTGCGTGAACAACACCATTATCCAAATCGAAAATTTGGAGGTTCCCTTTGGCGGTGTGGGCATGAGCGGTACAGGCAATTACCACGGATTTTTCGGATTCAAGACATTTAGCCATGAACGCAATATCATGGAGCAGAAAGGGTTCGATGCGGTGACATTTTTCCACCCGCCCTATGGAATTATTCCGGGCAGTTTGCGTTCTAAAATTCAAAACTTTGCAGAAAAAGCGTTACGCTTTTTAAAGTCGATGTAGGAGGTCACTTATGGCATCTTTCCTTTACAGATTCGCCTGCCGAGCATTCCAAAAAGCGTTCTTTGTTGGCGTACACTTTATGCCATGGCGCGAGCCGCAACTTATTCACGGAGCAGGGACTTTAAGCGAACTCCCCAAGCACCTCAAGGCAAATGACATAGAGAACGTTCTGCTCGTTACCGATGAGTTCTTGGTCAAGAGCGAACACTTCCTAAACATCAAGAAATACTTGGAAGAAGCGGGAATCAAGTATGCCATTTACGACAAGACTATTCCGAACCCGACCATAGACAATATCAACGATGCAGCACGCATTTACCGCAAGAACAAATGCAAAGGGCTCGTCGCATTTGGTGGCGGTTCTGCCATTGACTGCGCAAAGGGCGTGGGCATCCGCATTGTTAGACGTTGGACACCGATTTCGTTTATGCGAGGGACGCTACGCGTTCTTCGCAAGATTCCGTATCTCGTAGCCATCCCGACGACGGCGGGGACAGGGAGCGAAGCGACTGTGGCCGCCGTGATTTCCAATCCGCAGACGCATGAGAAGTACCCGATTAACGACTTCGTCTTGATTCCGCGTCTCGCGATTCTCGATGCCAATATTACGCTCAACTTGCCCGCCAATCTTACGGCAACTACCGGTATGGATGCGCTCACGCACG
Coding sequences within it:
- a CDS encoding RNA methyltransferase translates to MRKFRVVLVEPEHPHNVGFVARAMHCYALPELYIVYPKRDKVLDKSYHTAANSHDILDNAKVVHKFEDAIGDCSCAVAYSRRIFASSIKHTMVQNLSDMLPEDGTIALVFGRESCGLALEEVNACTYQCEIPVPGLMSLNLGQAVSISLYELCRSGALANGEGRAKRTTRGVAETGPATIQQIDGFKKFLDRYLTGQYHDQAWRDSFLNTLLQRLHPTRNELSALFGLLRNLAGKPARLEHAAEKAAKQAAQNAEQDEAPKAEKSQKSK
- a CDS encoding aldehyde dehydrogenase family protein, coding for MNEIHGIDIKKIFDAQGENRWKIAQTSAKERIQKLKKLREAVVKHQEEFYEAVWQDFHKPRFEAWLSEIFPTIEEIDHTISHLKKWMKDKSASRVFFLPTSKSRLHYEPKGRVLIFAPWNYPFLLLVNPIISAIAAGNVIMAKPSHKTPHVSAVLVKMFKENFPENEIALIEGEGAEIGDKLLELPFDHVFFTGSPKVGAHIAEMAAKHHASITLELGGKSPTILLPGINIKKHIKQIAWGKTLNGGQTCIAPDYALCPEDKVQEFAEAFAEDIKRRFGDTEAKRHESKDLVHIVDKRATERHAALIKDAIAKGAKQVIGGVSDIENCYTPVTVLTNVTPDMEIMKSEIFGPIMPIIAYKNLDEAIAFVQSRPKPLALYIFGTNKRDINYVLSHTTSGSTCVNNTIIQIENLEVPFGGVGMSGTGNYHGFFGFKTFSHERNIMEQKGFDAVTFFHPPYGIIPGSLRSKIQNFAEKALRFLKSM
- a CDS encoding UDP-3-O-(3-hydroxymyristoyl)glucosamine N-acyltransferase, translating into MFSVSLSEILETMNLKMPSNEGVLNFELTGFSSLDQAGMHDVSFWTGDAKTETGLAGNAGGVSASAFAGVTAGLLFVPSLYEKYCVDGRSELLPNVHFVCPVESPYHAMVTFMKEFVERREVFEEAKIAASAQVHASAVVEGVVGENAIIGPNCVVMKGATIGAGTILEANVTVYPRVTIGEDCVFQAGVVVGPRGFGFYEYEGKRCMVPHLAGVRIGNRCSFSANDVVAAGFVSPTVIGDDCHFDTFVQVAHNCRLGNNIMMASQSGVAGSVIMEDDVEFAGGVQSAGHLTIGKGVKVAAKAGVTKSLKAGKVYAGYPAEEIDVWRRSVVKLRMMGKK
- a CDS encoding diacylglycerol/lipid kinase family protein, with protein sequence MYKFFFLINPVSGGGQGKVIHKFLPEIMESMDFKADEWKAEFTRKEGMEEQILTALSSTEKLVAVGGDGTVSSVLSMMLMSEYADKVQIGLIPLGTGNDLARVLGLYKPFADKGLLYLVRRLLMAKSRPFDIWTVNDKFALANYFSAGIDARIAHDFNHDRATGVISSNSVIANKLHYVKRFFADRAYHLKSGKLSMVENTPELKETVDLTGHTTVIVGNIPSFASGANPFFQSDMADGYLEVVCVPNMLNFLLAIAVGNIPVIGYFLKKNLLKSRKVRSLTLELADDEYIQLDGEDLSGKVGNRVTIQFACQVHMLTLEE
- the fabZ gene encoding 3-hydroxyacyl-ACP dehydratase FabZ → MLYNEEQVHALLPQKAPFAFVDEIQEITEGDQPSIVAVWHVTGKEKFFDGHFPNNPVLPGVIQIESMAQAATLLTMIAKKADVEGKRPAFMGVENCRFRAPVIPPQDLTLKATLVMARHGIYKYTGEIWQGETLICNASFSAAMV
- a CDS encoding UDP-3-O-acyl-N-acetylglucosamine deacetylase encodes the protein MKKDSRKSPREWEFSSASLSYGKANVKIEVQEYNPQLEPRVEWRVGGRSFYSTDCAKCFTDLKFSVARTAIYESGEGVHALTLASPEHLAPVFLMWPSRRFVVDVTCNEESDKGCVAELPLMDGSALPFFSEFRRNVGAPEELAFYDAPVHALWDLPYGSVKITPSEAFEVEYILERNENGRVFKSAANVSIYSAEDLYNVFAARTFILKNEFDEARKAGLLGGVDESCGLLLDNSPEAVAPVFRVADEPARHKILDLLGDLCFAKPALPKVRLEIINGGHLSHRTILEKVLPYALQ
- a CDS encoding gamma carbonic anhydrase family protein — encoded protein: MGSIIKYKGKVPQVGKRVFIAEGACLVGDVSIGDDSSVFYNAVLRADLAEIKIGKRTNIQDNVSVHVSTGVGVNIGDEVTVGHGAVLHGCTIEDNVLVGMGAIIMDGALIMKNCIVGAGALVTAGKNFPENSLIVGSPAHIARTLTADEIKNVKIGVEHYLDAKDELLKDV
- a CDS encoding iron-containing alcohol dehydrogenase gives rise to the protein MASFLYRFACRAFQKAFFVGVHFMPWREPQLIHGAGTLSELPKHLKANDIENVLLVTDEFLVKSEHFLNIKKYLEEAGIKYAIYDKTIPNPTIDNINDAARIYRKNKCKGLVAFGGGSAIDCAKGVGIRIVRRWTPISFMRGTLRVLRKIPYLVAIPTTAGTGSEATVAAVISNPQTHEKYPINDFVLIPRLAILDANITLNLPANLTATTGMDALTHAIEAYIGNSNFDGSAEAAILAGRLILENIQNAYRDGHNIKARENLQKAAYLAGYAFTRAYVGYVHAIAHSLGGMYHTPHGLANSVILPHVLEFYGETCETRLGFFAKAIGAVPAELDNHEASKVFIMQIRELNRSMDIPEHLEFIQTEDIPRLAKSASKEANPLYPVPKILNAKELETLYRIVKGTKM
- a CDS encoding sugar phosphate nucleotidyltransferase, which encodes MTRTDDKLNVLILAAGLGTRLRPLTSEIPKPLVRVYDKSILEIQMERAKSLGDVRLHANAHYLADQIVSEGERLGFEKVWVETPEILGTAGPLRRIYAAGYRGGLLIMNGDAYCNFDLGAFVRNARNRSEVALLAVDFPKVNTFRVGADGCLAGVAGRFGADTGTAATFSGISWYSDEALARIRDGEFDIREFWKQEIAAGRAPFVDMSQLHATWIDMGSPEGLMAAVEARLAECGRDKNEAVVEPGVVIPDGVKIAHSVIFKGAEIQPGETIENEIRGKGFSWQIPPNH